In the genome of Crassaminicella thermophila, the window TAATATCCAATCAGTACAAGAGATTGAGAATACAAAAAACAATAAAACTACTATAATAAATAAACAAACCAAACGCACCTTTAATAAATTCCATAATTTTGAGCAAAGAACATCAAGATACTCAAAAGACGAATTAGAAAAGTTATTAAAGAAAAATAAATAAGGTAGGTGTCAAACTTGTATGACAAGTTTATAAAAGAAATTCTTTTAGAATATGAAAAAGTCAGAGACTTCGAACAAAAAAAACTAAATCAAAGAAAAGTAGAAGTATATAATAAAATCCCAAGAATAGAAGAAATTGATAAAGAAATCTCAAAAACAGGTATACTAATTGCAAAAGCTATCTTAGAAAATCCAACCCATTATGAAGAAGCAGTAGCGACAATTCATGAAAGGATGGATCAGCTCAAACAGGAAAAAGCAATTTTGCTTACAGAAAACAACATTCCTATTAATTATCTGCAAATAAATTATCAATGTAAGGATTGTAAAGATACAGGCTTTACAGAAAACGGTAAAAAGTGTAGCTGTTTTAAGCAAAAACTAATTAATAGAGCTTATTCTATGTCCAATCTAGATAAAGTATTGGAAAAAGAGAACTTTCAAAGTTTTAATATGGAACTATTTTCAGATGAACCATTTGAAAATGAAGATTTGACACCTAGACAAAATATGCAGCATATTTTAAGTGTTTGTGAAGGCTTTGTAATAAACTTTGATACAAATCCAGATGAAAACCTTTTATTTTATGGGACAACAGGACTTGGCAAAACTTTTTTATGTAATTGTATTGCAAAAGCATTACTTGATAAGGGAAAAATAGTTGTCTATCAAACTGCTTTTAAAATTTTAGAGATCTTAGAAAATCATAAGTTTAATAAAGAAAAAACAGCTAATATAAAGACAAGCTATCAGCTTTTATTTGATAGTGATCTATTAATCATAGATGACCTAGGTACAGAGCTTACAAATACCTTTACAAATACAGAGCTTTTTAACATCCTAAATAGCAGATTAATCCAAAACAAAAAAATGATTATTTCAACCAATCTATCTCCTATTGAAATTGCAAACACATATAGTGATAGAGTTTTTTCTAGAATTTTTGGCAAATTTACGATCCTAAACTTTTATGGAAAGGATTTAAGATGGGAGAAATAATATAAATTCCTAAAGAGGCAAAATGCCTCTTTTATATTAAATTTTTTTGATTTTTTTGTTGACATTTTTCTAGTTATACTGTATTATATATAACTGTGATCGACAAAATTTGACCCATTAGCTCAGTTGGTAGAGCACTTGACTTTTAATCAAGGTGTCCCGCGTTCGAGCCGCGGATGGGTCACCATATTTTGCTGGTGTGGCTCAACGGTAGAGCAGCTGACTTGTAATCAGCAGGTTGGGGGTTCGATTCCCTTCGCCAGCTCCATCAAAGAAAAAGGGGTGTAAGATAAGGATTCTTATGCTTCTTTTTTATTTTTTATAAAACCATTGACATGCAAAAAATATTTTTGTAATATGAAAATATACATTATATTCCATTTATTACAAAATATTTTGCTAGTGTGGCTCAATGGTAGAGCAGCTGAATCGTAATCAGCCGGTTGGGGGTTCGATTCCCTTCACTAGCTCCAAAAAAAAGATATGAGCAATTGCTCATATCTTTTTTATTTGAAAATATTCTCTCTTACAATAGTTTGACTTCTCTTTGGCCCAACAGATACAATTTTGATTGGTGCTCCTACTAATTCTTCAATTCTTTCTAGATACTTTTGAGCATTTTTAGGAAGCTCTTCATAAGAAGTGCATCCTGTTATATCTTCTGTCCATCCCTCTAACGTTTCATATACAGGCTCACATTTTCCTAGCATTTCAAGACTTGCTGGGAAATGTTCAATAACTTTATCCCCTAACTTGTATCCTATACAAATTTTTAATTCTTCAAGTCCTGTTAATACATCTAATAGCATAATTGATAAAGATGTTACTCCATTTATTCTTGAAGCATATTTTACCATCACTGCATCAAACCAACCACATCTTCTTGGTCTTCCTGTTACTGTTCCAAACTCATTTCCTGCTACTCTAATTTTATCTCCTATTTCATTATCCTGTTCTGTAACGAATGGTCCTTTTCCAACTCTTGTAGTATAAGCTTTCACCACACCAACTACTTCCTCAATCATATTCGGACCTATTCCTGCTCCTACTGGAAACCCTCCTGCCGTTGGATGAGAACTAGTTACATAAGGATATGTTCCTAAATCTATATCAAGTAAAGCTCCTTGTGCTCCTTCAAATAATACTTTCTTACCTTCTTTTATAGAATCATATAATAGAACAGTTGTGTCATCTACATATTTTTTTATTCTTTCTGCATATTCTAAATAGGTAGATATTATTTCTTCTTTGTTTAACTTTTCTCCACCATAGATTTTCTCGATTATTTCATTCTTTTTATCTATCTGCTTAGATACTTTTTCTATAAATACATCTTTGTCCATAAGATCACAAATTCTGATTCCTGATCTTTCTACTTTATCCATATAACAAGGCCCTATACCATTTTTTGTAGTACCAATCTTTTCTCCTCCACGAGCCTCTTCTGCTAAGGCATCAATCACCTTATGGTATGGTAATATTACATGGGCTCTATCACTAATTTTTATATTATCTGTACAAACTCCTTGTGCCTCTATTTTGTCTATTTCCTTTAAAAATCCTTCTGGATCAAATACTACACCATTTCCTATTATGTTTATTGTATCAGAATAAAGAATTCCTGAAGGAATTAAACGAAGTGCATATTTTTTATCTCCAACAACAACAGTATGTCCTGCATTATTTCCTCCCTGTGCTCTTACAACTACATCTGATTCTCCTGCTAGATAATCTATTACCTTTCCTTTCCCTTCATCTCCCCATTGGGCACCAACAACTACAACTGTTGACATAAAAGCCACCTACCTTTATCTATTGATTTAATATATTTATTTTAATCATCATTCTCCGAACATACACATTTTATAGTATCAGAACAACAATTTTAAGTCAATAAAATACGAATATTTATATATATTCCTGCGTTTTTATTCGGTAGATAATTTTAAATTTATTCTCTATAAATTATTTGCAATAACTATAAATAATAAAACACCTTCCATAATAGAAGGTGTAAAAAGATTTAAGTGGCTCTTTACTTCTCTTTATTTTCAAGATATTCATTTAAGTCTTTCACTAAAGCATCTGGATCCATTCCATGTACTACTGATACATCCGCAATAGTTTCCATTGCAGAAGCTGGACATCCTAAACAAGTTAATCCGTGTCTCATAAAGATCGGTGCTAGTCCTCTATCCATTTGTAATACATCTGCTATGATCATGTCCTTTGTTATCTTAGCCATTCTTACATCCTCCTTTTCATATTTTATAATGACTCATTTAACATTATACCACTTTTTTTATTAAAACAAACCTTCTTTTTATTTTTATCCACATATCAACAGTTTTAATCCACTTATACGTATATTTCTGTGGATAAGCTGTTAGTTTTTTCATAAAATTCATCTTTTGTTAGACGCATATGTAGATATTCTGTCATTTTTTTGCCATCCACAATTGTAAATAACTCTCTTAAATAATTATATTTAGGATTATAAAATATTTCTGCATATTGATCCTCAAACTCATCCATACACTCTTTTATAACTTTAAATCCACAATTTGTATAACACCTAATAGCTCTTTTATTATACTTTGCTGTCCTTAATATAATAGATTTCATTTTTAAAGTCTGAAAATAATAATCTAAGAATAGTATTAATGCTTCTGTCCCATATCCTTTATTCATATGCTTTGCATCAAGAACAATACCTAATTCACTTTCTCTTTTTATCCATTTTATATTTCGAATAGAAAGATACCCAACTATTTCTCCTTCATCATTTTCTATAGCGAAACTTTTTTTCCTAAATTTTGTTGTTTTTATTTTATACCACTTATCCTTTTGTTCTTCGTTTAATTTTGGAAAATTATAATGAAAATATAAAGGATCTTCATGCATCGCCCAACTCTGCATTTTATCAACATCTTCTCTAATCAGTTTTCTTACAGTAACCTTTTTATGCATATCCCTCACCCCTATAGATCTGTGATAAAAATCACAACTCTATAAACTATTCTAATGATTTTTATGTCTTATGCAATCAAAAAATGTGTAAAATTTCAAAAATAAGACATCCAAATTGGATGCCTTTTTACTCCCTAAACTTATCAAGATTTGCAAACTTAGTAAATTGTCCAAGCCATGCTAGTTCTACTGTTCCTGTTGAACCATTACGCTGTTTTGCAATAATAACCTCTCCTATATTCTTTTTATCACTATCAGCATGATAGTATTCATCCCTATATAAAAACATAACAAGGTCTGCATCTTGCTCAATAGCTCCAGATTCTCTTAAATCTGATAAAATAGGCCTATGATCTGCTCTTAACTCTGGTGCACGGGATAACTGGGACAATGCAACTACAGGACAATCCATTTCTCTAGCTAATCCTTTTAAGGAACGAGAAATGTTAGAAATCTCTTGCTGTCTGCTTTCTGATTTTCCATCTCCAGACATTAATTGCAAATAATCGATTAATATTAAATCCAACCCTTGTTCCATTTTTAACCTTCTACACTTTGCCTTCATTTCCATAACAGAAATCCCTGGTGTATCGTCAATAAATATTTTTGCTTGTGCTAAAGGTCCCATTGCTTTGGCAAGTCTTGGCCATTCATCTTCATTTAAAGTCCCTGTTCTGATTTTTTGAATTTCTATATGTGATTCAGAACTTAGCATACGCTGTACAAGCTGCTCTTTTGACATCTCTAAACTAAATATTGCAACAGATGCATCTGCCTTAATAGCTGCATTTTGTGCTATGTTTATTGAAAAAGCAGTTTTTCCCATACTTGGTCTTGCAGCAATCAATATTAAATCTGATTTTTGAAGCCCTGATGTCTTCCTATCTATGTCTGCAAACCCTGTTGTTAATCCTGTAATGCCTCCCTTATTTTGATAAAGCTGTTCGATTTTATCAAAACTATCTAATAAAACTTCTTTAATTGCTGAAAATCCTTCTTGAGATTTTTTTTGTGAAATATCAAATATACTTTTTTCTGCTAAATCCAATATATGATTTACTTCTTCTTCTGCTTGATACCCCTTCTCTAATATCTCTGAAGAAGCTTTAATCAATCGCCTCAAAATAGATTTTTCTTCTACAATCTTCGCATAGTATTTAACATTTGTAGTAGTTGGGACAGCTGAAGATAAACTTGTTAAGTAGGTAATTCCTCCTATAGATTCTAGAGTCTGTCTTTGTGTTAACTCTTCAGATAATGTCACAAGATCTACCGGCTCGTCCCTATTATACAATGCCAAAACAGCATCAAAAATCTCTCTATGTGCTTCTTTATAAAAATCCTCTCCACGAATCATTTCTGTAGCCAACACAATAGCTTCTCTATCTAGAATCATAGCCCCTAATACAGATTGTTCTGCATCAATATTATGTGGTGGAATTCTACCTAAATACTCCATTTTATCACCTTTCCTATTTATTTAATAAAGACCAGCCATTTTTGCTGGTCTTTATAACTTTTATCCTTCTAAAACCTCTACCTTCATTTTTGCTGTAACCTCTGGGTAAACTTTTACTTCAACAAACATTGCACCTAATGTTTTTATAGGATTGTCTAATTGTATCTTTCTTTTATCTATTTTTATTTTATGCTGCTTCATAAGCCCCTCTGCAATATCTTTAGAAGTAACAGACCCAAATAATTTTCCACCTTCCCCAGCTTTTCCTTTTAATTTAACTGTAATATTTGAAAGTTTATCTGCTAAAGCTTTTGCCTTTGCTAACTCTTCTTGCTTTTTTCTATCTTCTGCTGCTTTTTGTTTCTCTAAAACTTTCATATTTCCTGCTGTTGCTTCTTTTGCTAATCCTCTTGGAATTAGGAAATTTCTAGCATGACCATCACTAGCATTTACAACAGCTCCTTTTTTTCCTAAACCTTTTACATCTTTTAATAAAATCACCTTCATTATGCTTCACCTTCCTCAAAATATTCGTCAATTGCTTTTTCTAGCATTTCTATAGCTTCCTCTATAGTTTTATCCTTAAGCTGGGCTCCTGCAACTGTTAGATGCCCACCGCCTCCTAGCTTTTCTAAAATCACTTGTACATTAATATCTCCTAATGATCTTCCACTAATAATAACCTCATCATTTTCACGAACGCCTAAAACAAAAGATGCCGTAATTCCTCTAATATCTAATAATTCATCAGCTGCTTGAGCTGCTACTAAAGAAGCATTTTGTATTCCAGTTGAACAAACAGATAAAGCTATATTTTTTCTAATCTCTTTTGCATTTTTTACAACATCAGCTATAGCAACAAAAGTATTTAAATCATCTTGGAATAACTGCCTTACACTTGTCGTATCTGCTCCTGCCCTTCTTAACCAAGAAGCAGCTTCAAAAGTTCTTACCCCTGTTTTAAAAGAAAAATGTTTTGTATCTACAGTAATACCCGCAAGCAATGCCTCTGCTTCAATCTTTTCAATAGATATTTTTTCCTCCATATATTGAAGTATTTCTGAAACCAATTCACTCGTTGATGAAGCATAAGGCTCTAAATAAGTAAGTACTGCATTGTCAATAAATTCTTCTCCTCTTCTATGGTGATCAATAAGAACAATCCTATCTGCCTTATCAAGTGCCTCTGGACACTGTGTAAAATTTGGTCTGTGAGTATCTACCACAACAACAAGTGTATCCTCACTTATTCTATTAATAAGTTCTTCACTTGTAATAAACATATATACTTCATGTTCTTTAATTCTATCAAATAAATTCTTAATTGCTTCATTTACACCATTTAGCACAATATATGCATCTTTACCTCTATTTTTTGCTGCTCTATATACTCCTAAAGCTGCACCAAAGCTGTCCATATCAGGAAATTTATGCCCCATAATAACAACTTCTTTGGATTGATCAATCAATTGTCGTAATGCATGAGCAATAACTCTTGCTTTTACCTTATTTCTTTTTTCAACTGCTTTTGTTTTTCCACCATAGAAATTGAGGGTACGAATTTTCTTAACAACTGCTTGGTCTCCTCCTCTACCTAAAGCTAAATCCATTGCTGCCTTTGCATACTCCTCTAACTGTGCTGGATTTTTTCCATTCATTCCAACCCCTATACTTAATGTTATAGGAATTTGATTTCCTACCTGAATTTCTCTTATTTCATCTAAAATAGTAAATTTTTTAGCCTCTAAACGCTCTAAATATTGATTTTCCAAAAATATAATATATTTATCTTTTTGATATTTCTGAATCGAAGCATTCATCCTTGAAGCCCAAAGCCCAATCCTTCTGTCAATTTCAGCTACAACTAAAGGTCTATTTGCTTCTTCAGTATTATTCAACACATCATCATAATTATCCACCTGTACAAACATTACAACTGGTTTTTCTTCATTATATTTTACCTTTAAGTTTTGAAAGTTCGTAATATCTATCCAATATAGCATAATAATGTATCTTTCTTCATCATTTGCCGATGTTTTTACTATATTATACAGAACTTTATAATGTCTATCTTTAATTGTTACCTCTACTGCCACATTTTCTTTATTTTGCAAAATATTATTGATTTTAAACCCTGATATTAAATCTTCAATATTTTTTTCTAGAATATCCTTTGTATCTATCATTTCACAAAATTTAGAATTATACCAACTAATACTACCATCAAACTCAATTACTGCTAATGGCACAGGTAAGTTTAAAACTGCATACCTTGTAACAGAATCAATATCAGAAGATAAATTCTCAATATATTTCGTCCACTTTTCTTTTCTATAATGCTGAGCTTTCCAATTATAATAAATAAAATATATTAATACGAAAATACTCATACTTCCTATTAATAAATTATAATAAGCAATTATCAGCACAAATAAAGCCATAATCCATAAATGTATTTTCGTATCAGGTATAAATAATTTGGTAAACCTTTTATTTCCCATATCCGGCACTCCTAAAATATTTTTAGTGATCCGTTTTTAATTTTCTCAAATTTACAATTGCATCTACAAAACCTATCATAGCAACCATAAATGTCCCCATTCCATTAAATAATAATAATATATATATCAGTACTCTTAATACTTTTCTTAAGTTAAAAGCATGTAAAAAATAACTTACAACAGCAAGCCCTTGTATAAAATAGACAAACTGAAAGATTAAAAATACATTTAATACCAAACTTTGATAACTTACAATTTTAAAATATTTTGTAGCCATCGTAAGTCCTATTATTAAAAAAGTACCCATTAAAATACTTTTCGGCAGACGAATATATCTTAAAGGTGGTAATGATTCAGCTTTATGCCCAATTCTGTTTAACACACGTATCGTTAAAACATAATTTATATATGATAAAAATACAGAAGAAAATATGAGCATAGCAGGAATTGCCATAAGTACCAATT includes:
- a CDS encoding ATP-binding protein; this translates as MYDKFIKEILLEYEKVRDFEQKKLNQRKVEVYNKIPRIEEIDKEISKTGILIAKAILENPTHYEEAVATIHERMDQLKQEKAILLTENNIPINYLQINYQCKDCKDTGFTENGKKCSCFKQKLINRAYSMSNLDKVLEKENFQSFNMELFSDEPFENEDLTPRQNMQHILSVCEGFVINFDTNPDENLLFYGTTGLGKTFLCNCIAKALLDKGKIVVYQTAFKILEILENHKFNKEKTANIKTSYQLLFDSDLLIIDDLGTELTNTFTNTELFNILNSRLIQNKKMIISTNLSPIEIANTYSDRVFSRIFGKFTILNFYGKDLRWEK
- the rplI gene encoding 50S ribosomal protein L9, encoding MKVILLKDVKGLGKKGAVVNASDGHARNFLIPRGLAKEATAGNMKVLEKQKAAEDRKKQEELAKAKALADKLSNITVKLKGKAGEGGKLFGSVTSKDIAEGLMKQHKIKIDKRKIQLDNPIKTLGAMFVEVKVYPEVTAKMKVEVLEG
- the dnaB gene encoding replicative DNA helicase; this translates as MEYLGRIPPHNIDAEQSVLGAMILDREAIVLATEMIRGEDFYKEAHREIFDAVLALYNRDEPVDLVTLSEELTQRQTLESIGGITYLTSLSSAVPTTTNVKYYAKIVEEKSILRRLIKASSEILEKGYQAEEEVNHILDLAEKSIFDISQKKSQEGFSAIKEVLLDSFDKIEQLYQNKGGITGLTTGFADIDRKTSGLQKSDLILIAARPSMGKTAFSINIAQNAAIKADASVAIFSLEMSKEQLVQRMLSSESHIEIQKIRTGTLNEDEWPRLAKAMGPLAQAKIFIDDTPGISVMEMKAKCRRLKMEQGLDLILIDYLQLMSGDGKSESRQQEISNISRSLKGLAREMDCPVVALSQLSRAPELRADHRPILSDLRESGAIEQDADLVMFLYRDEYYHADSDKKNIGEVIIAKQRNGSTGTVELAWLGQFTKFANLDKFRE
- a CDS encoding adenylosuccinate synthase: MSTVVVVGAQWGDEGKGKVIDYLAGESDVVVRAQGGNNAGHTVVVGDKKYALRLIPSGILYSDTINIIGNGVVFDPEGFLKEIDKIEAQGVCTDNIKISDRAHVILPYHKVIDALAEEARGGEKIGTTKNGIGPCYMDKVERSGIRICDLMDKDVFIEKVSKQIDKKNEIIEKIYGGEKLNKEEIISTYLEYAERIKKYVDDTTVLLYDSIKEGKKVLFEGAQGALLDIDLGTYPYVTSSHPTAGGFPVGAGIGPNMIEEVVGVVKAYTTRVGKGPFVTEQDNEIGDKIRVAGNEFGTVTGRPRRCGWFDAVMVKYASRINGVTSLSIMLLDVLTGLEELKICIGYKLGDKVIEHFPASLEMLGKCEPVYETLEGWTEDITGCTSYEELPKNAQKYLERIEELVGAPIKIVSVGPKRSQTIVRENIFK
- a CDS encoding GNAT family N-acetyltransferase; the protein is MHKKVTVRKLIREDVDKMQSWAMHEDPLYFHYNFPKLNEEQKDKWYKIKTTKFRKKSFAIENDEGEIVGYLSIRNIKWIKRESELGIVLDAKHMNKGYGTEALILFLDYYFQTLKMKSIILRTAKYNKRAIRCYTNCGFKVIKECMDEFEDQYAEIFYNPKYNYLRELFTIVDGKKMTEYLHMRLTKDEFYEKTNSLSTEIYV
- a CDS encoding DUF1858 domain-containing protein — its product is MAKITKDMIIADVLQMDRGLAPIFMRHGLTCLGCPASAMETIADVSVVHGMDPDALVKDLNEYLENKEK
- a CDS encoding DHH family phosphoesterase, with translation MGNKRFTKLFIPDTKIHLWIMALFVLIIAYYNLLIGSMSIFVLIYFIYYNWKAQHYRKEKWTKYIENLSSDIDSVTRYAVLNLPVPLAVIEFDGSISWYNSKFCEMIDTKDILEKNIEDLISGFKINNILQNKENVAVEVTIKDRHYKVLYNIVKTSANDEERYIIMLYWIDITNFQNLKVKYNEEKPVVMFVQVDNYDDVLNNTEEANRPLVVAEIDRRIGLWASRMNASIQKYQKDKYIIFLENQYLERLEAKKFTILDEIREIQVGNQIPITLSIGVGMNGKNPAQLEEYAKAAMDLALGRGGDQAVVKKIRTLNFYGGKTKAVEKRNKVKARVIAHALRQLIDQSKEVVIMGHKFPDMDSFGAALGVYRAAKNRGKDAYIVLNGVNEAIKNLFDRIKEHEVYMFITSEELINRISEDTLVVVVDTHRPNFTQCPEALDKADRIVLIDHHRRGEEFIDNAVLTYLEPYASSTSELVSEILQYMEEKISIEKIEAEALLAGITVDTKHFSFKTGVRTFEAASWLRRAGADTTSVRQLFQDDLNTFVAIADVVKNAKEIRKNIALSVCSTGIQNASLVAAQAADELLDIRGITASFVLGVRENDEVIISGRSLGDINVQVILEKLGGGGHLTVAGAQLKDKTIEEAIEMLEKAIDEYFEEGEA